The window CTGCGAAAAGATTGATATTAATCTTTTTTTCAGTCATAATTCTAATGAGATATTATATCGAAAGAAAATCTTGGATTAAAGCGGGCAATTAATATATCAGCAAGCAGATTACCAATTATTACCATTAAACCAGAAATCATTACACAAGTAATAATGACAGGATAATCTCGAGTGAAAATTGAACCGACCATCAACTTCCCCATTCCAGGAAGAGAAAAGACTGTTTCGGTGATTAATGTTTTACTCAGCAATGAACCTATTTCCATTCCGAGAATTGTGATGTATGAGATTAATGCATTTGGAAGTATATGTTTTTTCCTGATAACATCTTCGGGAATTCCATTTGCTCGTAATGCGATTATAAAACCTTCGTTGCTTACATTTATCAAACTTTCTCTTAAATATCGAATTGAAAAAGAGACTGATGTAATAGTCAATGTAAGTACAGGTAAAGTTAAATGATGTATTAAGTCAAGAAGTTTTTGCGGGAAATTCATTTCATAATAATTATAAGAAAACATTTGAGATGAAGGGAAAATTTTTAAAACGATTGAGCCGAAATAAATAAGAACAATTGCAACAAGAAAAGATGGCGCGCTGTAAATTACCAAAGCAAGTTTATCAATTATCAAATCTATTTTCTTGCCGGAATTTTTGAGTAGAAATAGTCCAAGAGGAATTGTAATAAATATTTGAAGTACAAAAGCAGTTAGAGAAATTGATAAGGTCACAAGGATCGATTCAGCGAGCAAGTCTAGAACAGGTTTTTTATAAATAATTGAATATCCAAAATCACCTTTAAGCACATTTTTAATCCAGTTAAGAAATTGAAGAGAGATAGGTTTATCGAAACCAAACTCGTTTTTAATTTGTTCAGAGAGTTCACTGCCAAGTTTTGGAGAATAATATTGTTGAAAAGGATCACCTGGTAAAATATGCATTAAAAAGAACACAACACAAACAAGGATTAAAATCATAACAATTGAAGATAAAAATCTTGTCAATATGAACTTTGATAATCTCTTTCTCATTTCTCGATGTACCATTCCCAGATTCTATTTGTGAAAGCAATTGGG is drawn from Ignavibacteria bacterium and contains these coding sequences:
- a CDS encoding ABC transporter permease; translated protein: MRKRLSKFILTRFLSSIVMILILVCVVFFLMHILPGDPFQQYYSPKLGSELSEQIKNEFGFDKPISLQFLNWIKNVLKGDFGYSIIYKKPVLDLLAESILVTLSISLTAFVLQIFITIPLGLFLLKNSGKKIDLIIDKLALVIYSAPSFLVAIVLIYFGSIVLKIFPSSQMFSYNYYEMNFPQKLLDLIHHLTLPVLTLTITSVSFSIRYLRESLINVSNEGFIIALRANGIPEDVIRKKHILPNALISYITILGMEIGSLLSKTLITETVFSLPGMGKLMVGSIFTRDYPVIITCVMISGLMVIIGNLLADILIARFNPRFSFDIISH